The following DNA comes from Hordeum vulgare subsp. vulgare chromosome 3H, MorexV3_pseudomolecules_assembly, whole genome shotgun sequence.
ACGTTGACATCGACCGCGAGAAGCCGACACGCCTCAAGGGAGCACAGTAACTCTCAACTCGGTGCACATCAATGCGCCATACACATGCAAGGCAATGGGGCTATGCCGAGTCATATTTTGCGGTCTGTGCGCGCGGGAGCTTGCTATACCGATCCCAGCAATGGAGCCCCACAGCGCAACCCTAGCTTGAAGACGGACGATGCTTGCTTCACGCATCGTGACTGCGTCCAACTAACCCCGTTCCCTTTACGCGTAGTGCATTTACGCATTTGCTCGTGCATTGCTGCAGAGCGCGCCACAAGTGCACGCACACCGTGCAGGTATACACGCAGAGGTAAACACACGGGAGGTTTGCTTATAAAAAGGGGGCCACGCCGCGAGTTTGAACTTCAAAGCCACAAGCTTCAGCTTAGAAGCTCTTTGCGAACGATGGCGATGGCTACAGCGTTCGCGGCTTGCTGTCTGCTCGTGGCGTCCGGCACTTCGGCGCGTACTCTCGTCGCCGGCGGCGAGAACTTCGGTGGCCGCAAGGACTACTACCCTCCGGGCAACACCGACCCAAACCACTCACCGAGCCCCACGCCCTGCAATCGTGCGTACATAACACCTCCCGTTCGCTACGTACAGTTTATTTGTGCTGAAGTTTTGAGATTTGACATATGTTTCTCTGCAGATGATTCCCGCGGGACGCCACcctgctcgccggcgccgccgcaaggaggtggaggagggtaCTACCCACCCACACCATCCGTCGGCACCTCCCCGAACACCCCTGGTGGAGACTACAACCCGCCCTCGCCGTCGACAGATGCCCCCCCTACTACGCCTGGTGGCGAGGACTCCCCGCCCGCGCCGTCCAGTGACACCTCTCCGACCACCCCTGGTGGAGGCTACTACCCGCCCACTCCGTCCAGTGGCACTGCTCCAACGACGCCTGTGACCGGAGACTGCCCACCCTCACCGTCCGCCGGCACGTCTCCTACCACCCCTGGCGGTGGCTATTACCCGCCCTCGCCGTCGACAGGCGCCACCCCTACAACGCCTGGTGGCGGGGACACTCCGCCCGCGCCGTCCAGTGACACCTCTCCGAACACCCCTGGCGGAGGCTACTACCCGCCCACTCCGTCCAGCGGCACTGCCCCAACCACGCCTGGAACTGGAAACTGCCCGCCCTCACCGTCCGCCGGCACCTCTCCGACCACCCCTGGCGGAGGCTACTACCCGCCCACTCCGTCCAGCGGCACTGCCCCAACCACGCCTGGAACTGGAGACTGCCCGCCCTCACCGTCCGCCGGCACCTCTCCTACCACACCTGGCGGTGGCTACTACCCGCCCTCGCCAGCCAGCGGCACTGGGCCTACCACGCCTGGTGGCGGGAACTGCCCACCGTCGCCGTCCGCCGGCACCTCACCCACCACACCTGGTGGCAGCAACTACCCACCCTCACCGTCAACCGGCACTGACCCGAACACGCCTAGTGGCGGCGGCTACCCATCCTCCCCAACAACGCCGGGTGGCGGTGACTACCCGCCACCCCCGCCCACTCCTGGTGGAGCTGACTGTCCGCCAGCCCCGTCCACCGGgacctccccgagcacccctgGTGGTGGCGGCTACTACCCACCCTCGCCATCCACCGGCACTGACCCTAACACGCCTGGTGGCGGCTGCCCGTCCACCGGCACCTCGCCGACGCCATGCATTGGCACCACTCCTCCCTCGGGCACGCCGACTCCAAACGTACCGTTGCCTCCAAGCACTCCCACGCCGCTCGACCCGAACACTCCACCCTACTCCCCGCTCGTACCCACGCCGCCGACGAACACCCCCACGCCATTTGACCCAAACACCCCACCGTTCTCCACTGGCCCTTACGGGTACGTACGTAGCTTGTTACCACATGTGTATGATTACTACCACGCACTACTAACCTAAGGTACATGTCCTGTTTGGCATTGTAGTTACTGGATGTCGCACCCGGGCGTGATATGGGGCCTGTTCGGATACTGGTGCCCGCTGGTGCGGCTGTTCGGTCCGAGCGCGGCGGTGCCGTTCGGGCACGACCTGACCGTGCCAGAGGCGCTGGCCAACACGCGCGCCGACGGCGTGGGCGCGCTCTACCGCGAGGGCACGGCGTCGCTGCTCAACTCCATGGTCAACAGTGAGTTCCCCCTCACCACGACGCAGGTGAAGGACGCATTCGGCGCCGCGCTCAGCTCCGGCGACGATCGTGCTGCCGCGGCGCAGGCGCAGCTCTTCAAGATGGCAAACGAGGGGAATGCCAAGCACTAGGTCTGGGTTGGCGAGTGATGCCGATCGAGCTGCACTGGCATGCAGCAGCACGCGGTAACGCGCCAGCTTGGATGTCTGGCAGTTAAAGTACGTGTCTGACCCGTTTGATCCTGGCTTAGATGATATGTCGTGCTTGTATTAGGTGTGCCGCGTGCACGTGAtctttgtgtgtgtgtctgtgtgtatCAGAAGTGTTTATGTGGCCTGTGAATTTGGTCTACGTACGTACCTACCGTTCTGCTAGCTAGCTGCAGCTGTGCTTTAGTAGTTCCAGAAGACTTCCAGCACCAATGCAGAGCTTATTCAAGTTCAGCTAATGTTGAAAGGAAAATGAACACGTCAGTACTTGTGCATTCACGCCGCGCTGTTGTGTGATGCATAGCTATGCGATCATTGATGCCACTCCATACTGAATTTCTAACAGAGAAAATAGGCCAAGCTCTTCCTCGAGACATTCAGAGATTATTTATTTTTGCACGTGAAGGTAAATTCCACCATCGCCTGTCGGTACAAGCGGGAGACTCGGGTCATAGCGGCTGCCAAACTTGTGCCGCAGCAACAACTAATTTTACTTCATCGATTAAATTTACTTTATCTATTCTCTGTGGACATATTTGTGTATTGCAACGAAACTGCTAAACCTACCTGCAGCATACTCAACCTTACAAAACGTTCCAAACTaatctaagagcaactccaaacGGTGGGCAATTTTATCCTTTTTTTGTCCGTTTGATCGATCCGGGCGCACACGAACGTCCTCTTTTGTGTTTGGGTCGGCGCATGCGTCCAACGCTGATGCGATCTATTTTGCCCACGCGTAAAGAAAATTCAAACATTttcgaaaataaaaaataaacattAAAAAATCTAAACTACGAGGCTATCCTAGGTGTCGTCGTCGACGACGTCACGGCCGGTGAGGTCATCCAGCGTCGGCGCAGGGCCGGCCCAAGGGAACGTCGTGTTCCACAGCGTCGCTACCTGCGTCTCCGTCGTCTGTCCTGCCGGCGTGGGttgtgctggtggcggtggcagcgcagcacgggcgcgctcctcctcctccatctcaagtcgttcctcctccgcctcccgctCCAGCACCATCTATCGACGGTCGTCCACGCGCTCCTTCGCCAGGTGCAGCGCCCTCCAGTGTTGGAGGTAGACGTCCACCTGCTGCGGTGTCGCGCCCAACGAGATGGGCGGCGCGCTGACCCTCTCGGCCTTGCGCCGCTCTTCCTCGTCGCTCTCGCAGAGTGCGAGTGCCAGCGCCGCCTGGTAGGCGGTCTCTGCCTCTTGGCCCTCGTCTCTAACGATGGGCGGGGGCGGGGGAAGGCCCCCTGGCTTCACGTCGCGCACGCTGCGCCGGCGCTGTTCCTCATGCTCGACCGCGAACCAGACCTCCCAGTGGGAAGATTCGGTCGCATACAAAGGGTTGAGGTGCTGCTCCGGCGTCACCTGCAGCCTCCGGCGACTCACCTCCTCCGCGTGCATCCGCGCCGACCACGACACAACCATCACtgggatcctctccggatccagatGTCAGTGATGCAGGAGGGTGACATCCATGTACGACAACGGGGCGCGTTGCTCCCGATGGCATCGtgcttggtgcaccgggacgctGACACGCTTGC
Coding sequences within:
- the LOC123441880 gene encoding vegetative cell wall protein gp1-like is translated as MPSHILRSVRAGACYTDPSNGAPQRNPSLKTDDACFTHRDCVQLTPFPLRVVHLRICSCIAAERATSARTPCRYTRRGKHTGGLLIKRGPRREFELQSHKLQLRSSLRTMAMATAFAACCLLVASGTSARTLVAGGENFGGRKDYYPPGNTDPNHSPSPTPCNHDSRGTPPCSPAPPQGGGGGYYPPTPSVGTSPNTPGGDYNPPSPSTDAPPTTPGGEDSPPAPSSDTSPTTPGGGYYPPTPSSGTAPTTPVTGDCPPSPSAGTSPTTPGGGYYPPSPSTGATPTTPGGGDTPPAPSSDTSPNTPGGGYYPPTPSSGTAPTTPGTGNCPPSPSAGTSPTTPGGGYYPPTPSSGTAPTTPGTGDCPPSPSAGTSPTTPGGGYYPPSPASGTGPTTPGGGNCPPSPSAGTSPTTPGGSNYPPSPSTGTDPNTPSGGGYPSSPTTPGGGDYPPPPPTPGGADCPPAPSTGTSPSTPGGGGYYPPSPSTGTDPNTPGGGCPSTGTSPTPCIGTTPPSGTPTPNVPLPPSTPTPLDPNTPPYSPLVPTPPTNTPTPFDPNTPPFSTGPYGYWMSHPGVIWGLFGYWCPLVRLFGPSAAVPFGHDLTVPEALANTRADGVGALYREGTASLLNSMVNSEFPLTTTQVKDAFGAALSSGDDRAAAAQAQLFKMANEGNAKH